One region of Microbacterium sp. M28 genomic DNA includes:
- a CDS encoding LacI family DNA-binding transcriptional regulator, translating to MSTIADVAARAGVSKATASRALSGRGYVSDETRQRVVDAAQELSYVAHSSATSLATGRTGTIAVIVPTLDRWFFTELVAGIQESLLDGDLDLALYDIREGSRTRERVFEEILPRRRFDGLIAAGIQPSAQELERLLRLDRALVGVGPYSEGASAVSIDDMSVARIATEHLLDLGHTDIAFVGTVESGDGSIGDQRRFTGYRDAMAAAGTEPRVAFAQSSMSSGYAAAVDLLGDRRSRPTAVVGVCDEAAIGTIIAARRLGIAVPSQLSVIGIDDHRDAEMFALTTIRQRPRDQGRVAVRLLLAQLTGADAGIEHVAAASVLVMRNSTAAPAS from the coding sequence ATGAGCACGATCGCGGATGTCGCGGCGAGAGCCGGGGTGTCCAAGGCGACCGCGAGTCGGGCTCTGAGCGGTCGCGGTTACGTCTCAGATGAAACACGCCAACGGGTGGTGGATGCCGCGCAGGAGCTGTCGTACGTCGCCCATTCCTCCGCGACGAGCCTCGCCACCGGCCGCACGGGCACGATCGCGGTGATCGTGCCGACCCTCGACCGCTGGTTCTTCACCGAGCTCGTCGCCGGCATCCAGGAGTCGCTGCTCGACGGTGACCTCGATCTCGCGCTGTACGACATCCGCGAGGGGAGCCGGACCCGCGAACGCGTCTTCGAGGAGATCCTCCCCCGGCGCCGGTTCGACGGTCTGATCGCCGCGGGCATCCAGCCGAGTGCGCAGGAGCTCGAGAGACTGCTCCGGCTCGACCGAGCGCTCGTCGGCGTCGGCCCGTACAGTGAGGGGGCCAGCGCCGTCTCGATCGACGACATGAGCGTCGCGCGCATCGCGACGGAGCATCTGCTGGATCTCGGTCACACCGACATCGCGTTCGTCGGCACTGTGGAATCCGGCGACGGCAGCATCGGCGATCAACGGCGCTTCACCGGGTACCGCGACGCGATGGCGGCCGCCGGGACCGAGCCCCGTGTCGCGTTCGCGCAGTCGTCGATGTCGAGCGGCTACGCCGCCGCGGTCGATCTGCTCGGAGACCGGCGATCCCGCCCGACCGCGGTCGTCGGCGTGTGCGACGAGGCGGCGATCGGCACCATCATCGCCGCCCGCCGGCTCGGTATCGCGGTGCCGTCGCAGCTGAGCGTCATCGGCATCGACGACCATCGGGACGCCGAGATGTTCGCACTCACCACGATCCGTCAGCGCCCGCGCGATCAGGGCCGTGTGGCCGTTCGTCTGCTGCTCGCGCAGCTGACCGGAGCGGATGCCGGGATCGAGCATGTGGCCGCGGCCTCCGTCCTCGTGATGCGCAACTCGACGGCCGCACCGGCATCCTGA
- a CDS encoding ABC transporter substrate-binding protein gives MTLSQRKRLIAPLALLGVAGIALAGCGAPGAPTGGGGGGDVDGETVTIYGTIVDAEAELLQESWADFEEETGIDIKYEGSQDFETQLGTRAQGGNPPDIAIFPQPGLMADFASRDFLKPAPEAVVENANEYWSEDWVNYGTVDDTFYGAPLMASVKGWIWYSPAKFAEWGVEVPKTLDELNALTATIQSTSGAAPWCAGFESGTATGWPGTDWIEDYVLRQAGTDVYDQWAAGEVPFTDPQIKTAFDSVGEILLNPSYVNAGFGDVRSINSTAFGDVAPALAEGKCALTHQASFLSGFYPEGTKVAEDGDVWAFILPGEAEGETTVTGGGEIVGAFSDSEATQQVLEYLSSPEWANNRVSLGGVVSANSGLDPESAQDPILQETIKILQDEETTFRFDASDLMPGAVGAGTFWKGMVAWINGDPTDAVLEQIETGWPSE, from the coding sequence ATGACTCTTTCGCAGCGCAAGAGGCTGATCGCGCCGCTGGCCCTGTTGGGCGTGGCGGGCATCGCGCTCGCGGGATGCGGCGCACCGGGGGCGCCGACCGGGGGAGGCGGAGGCGGTGACGTCGACGGCGAGACCGTCACGATCTACGGAACGATCGTGGACGCGGAGGCCGAACTGCTTCAGGAGTCCTGGGCGGACTTCGAAGAGGAGACCGGCATCGACATCAAGTACGAGGGCAGCCAGGACTTCGAGACGCAGCTCGGCACGCGCGCGCAGGGCGGCAACCCGCCGGACATCGCGATCTTCCCGCAGCCGGGTCTGATGGCGGACTTCGCGTCGCGGGACTTCCTCAAGCCTGCGCCCGAGGCCGTGGTGGAGAACGCCAATGAGTACTGGTCCGAGGACTGGGTGAACTACGGCACCGTCGACGACACGTTCTACGGCGCACCGCTCATGGCGAGCGTCAAGGGCTGGATCTGGTACTCGCCGGCGAAGTTCGCGGAGTGGGGCGTCGAGGTCCCCAAGACGCTCGACGAGCTGAACGCGCTCACCGCGACGATCCAGTCCACGTCGGGCGCTGCGCCCTGGTGCGCCGGCTTCGAGTCCGGCACCGCGACCGGTTGGCCGGGTACGGACTGGATCGAGGACTACGTCCTGCGCCAGGCCGGTACGGACGTGTACGACCAGTGGGCGGCGGGCGAGGTTCCCTTCACGGACCCGCAGATCAAGACGGCGTTCGACTCGGTCGGCGAGATCCTGCTGAACCCGAGCTACGTCAACGCCGGTTTCGGCGACGTCCGCTCGATCAACTCGACGGCGTTCGGTGACGTGGCTCCGGCACTGGCCGAGGGCAAGTGCGCGCTGACGCACCAGGCATCGTTCCTCTCCGGCTTCTACCCGGAGGGCACGAAGGTCGCCGAGGACGGCGACGTGTGGGCGTTCATCCTTCCCGGTGAGGCCGAGGGCGAGACCACGGTGACCGGTGGTGGCGAGATCGTCGGCGCGTTCAGCGACTCCGAGGCGACGCAGCAGGTGCTCGAGTACCTGTCCAGCCCGGAGTGGGCCAACAACCGGGTCAGCCTCGGCGGTGTCGTCTCCGCCAACAGCGGGCTCGACCCCGAGAGCGCTCAGGATCCGATCCTTCAGGAGACCATCAAGATCCTGCAGGACGAGGAGACGACGTTCCGCTTCGACGCCAGCGACCTGATGCCCGGTGCCGTCGGCGCCGGAACATTCTGGAAGGGCATGGTCGCCTGGATCAACGGCGACCCGACCGACGCCGTGCTCGAGCAGATCGAGACCGGCTGGCCGAGCGAGTAA
- a CDS encoding carbohydrate ABC transporter permease translates to MNATEFFRWVGSLPPVLQAVVVVIAFAVVVAVILLLVDVAPRKGAMYTWIRLAMCLIVPFAVMWFFNSWYWAMGVAVVVGALFFLLDYRSRDGAGYLIQLVAFMAPAVLLLLVGLILPSIQTVYASFWNSSGDNFIGLNNYVWIFTQSDGITAVVNTIVWVLIVPIVSTLVGLAYAVFIDRTRGEKIYKILVFMPMAISFVGASIIWRFMYAYRGPEFEQIGLLNQIVVWFGGEPQQWLLNEPWNNLFLIVVLIWVQTGFAMVVLSASIKGVPAELLEAAELDGANAWQRFWSVTVPAIRPALIVVLTTISIASLKVFDIVRTMTAGNYGTSVLANEMYTQFSKFEAGRSAALSVILFILVLPIVIYNARQIKKQREIR, encoded by the coding sequence GTGAACGCGACAGAATTCTTCAGATGGGTCGGGTCGCTTCCGCCCGTCCTGCAGGCCGTGGTGGTCGTGATCGCGTTCGCCGTCGTGGTGGCGGTGATCCTGCTCCTGGTCGACGTCGCACCGCGCAAGGGCGCGATGTACACGTGGATCCGCCTCGCGATGTGCCTCATCGTCCCGTTCGCGGTGATGTGGTTCTTCAACTCCTGGTACTGGGCGATGGGTGTCGCCGTCGTCGTCGGTGCGTTGTTCTTCCTGCTCGACTACCGCTCACGTGACGGCGCCGGGTATCTGATCCAGCTGGTCGCGTTCATGGCTCCGGCCGTTCTCCTCCTGCTGGTCGGCCTCATCCTCCCGTCGATCCAGACCGTGTACGCCTCGTTCTGGAACTCGAGCGGCGACAACTTCATCGGCCTGAACAACTACGTCTGGATCTTCACGCAGTCGGATGGGATCACGGCGGTCGTCAACACGATCGTGTGGGTGCTCATCGTTCCCATCGTGTCGACCCTGGTCGGCCTCGCCTATGCGGTCTTCATCGACCGGACCAGGGGCGAGAAGATCTACAAGATCCTGGTGTTCATGCCGATGGCGATCTCGTTCGTCGGCGCCAGCATCATCTGGCGGTTCATGTACGCGTACCGCGGACCCGAGTTCGAGCAGATCGGCCTGCTGAACCAGATCGTCGTCTGGTTCGGCGGCGAACCGCAGCAGTGGCTGCTGAACGAGCCATGGAACAACCTGTTCCTCATCGTCGTGCTCATCTGGGTGCAGACCGGATTCGCCATGGTCGTGCTCTCGGCCTCCATCAAGGGCGTGCCGGCAGAACTCCTCGAGGCGGCCGAGCTCGACGGGGCCAACGCCTGGCAGCGGTTCTGGTCGGTCACGGTCCCCGCGATCCGCCCGGCACTCATCGTCGTGCTCACGACCATCTCGATCGCCTCGCTGAAGGTCTTCGACATCGTCCGCACCATGACGGCAGGAAACTACGGCACGAGCGTGCTCGCGAACGAGATGTACACGCAGTTCTCCAAGTTCGAGGCGGGACGCAGCGCCGCGCTGTCGGTCATCCTGTTCATCCTGGTGCTGCCGATCGTCATCTACAACGCGCGCCAGATCAAGAAGCAGCGGGAGATCCGATGA
- a CDS encoding carbohydrate ABC transporter permease gives MSDTVKTDPNSTRAITTGGRFEASAGRTRKRLSRPWATIASIVIAVLWTIPTLGLFISSFRPRDDINTSGWWTIFADPQFTFENYVEVLQSGTTQLTILQSFVNSIAITIPATLIPLMIAAMAAYAFAWIDFKGRNALFIFVFALQIVPIQMALVPLLTSFSKGINLFGIQVTESIDASQGYAQVWIAHTMFALPLAIYLLHNFMSEIPGEIIEAARVDGASRGQIFFRIVLPLTMPAIASVAIFQFLWVWNDLLVALVFADGAASPITKVLAEITGRGEGWYLLTAGAFVSIIVPLIVFFALQRYFVRGLLAGSTKG, from the coding sequence ATGAGCGACACCGTGAAGACCGATCCGAACAGCACCCGCGCGATCACGACGGGCGGCAGGTTCGAGGCATCGGCAGGGCGCACACGCAAGCGGCTGAGTCGGCCGTGGGCGACCATCGCGTCGATCGTCATCGCCGTCCTCTGGACGATCCCGACGCTCGGGTTGTTCATCTCCTCGTTCCGGCCGCGCGACGACATCAACACCTCCGGGTGGTGGACGATCTTCGCCGACCCGCAGTTCACGTTCGAGAACTACGTCGAGGTGCTGCAGTCCGGTACGACGCAGCTGACCATCCTGCAGTCGTTCGTCAACTCGATCGCGATCACGATCCCTGCCACGCTGATCCCGCTGATGATCGCGGCGATGGCGGCATACGCGTTCGCATGGATCGACTTCAAGGGCCGCAACGCGCTGTTCATCTTCGTGTTCGCGCTGCAGATCGTACCGATCCAGATGGCGCTGGTGCCGCTGCTGACCTCGTTCTCGAAGGGCATCAACCTCTTCGGGATCCAGGTCACCGAGTCGATCGACGCGTCGCAGGGCTACGCGCAGGTCTGGATCGCGCACACGATGTTCGCCCTGCCGCTGGCGATCTACCTGCTGCACAACTTCATGTCCGAGATCCCCGGCGAGATCATCGAGGCGGCGAGGGTGGACGGCGCATCGCGCGGGCAGATCTTCTTCCGCATCGTGCTGCCGCTGACCATGCCGGCTATCGCGTCGGTGGCGATCTTCCAGTTCCTGTGGGTCTGGAACGACCTGCTCGTCGCCCTCGTGTTCGCCGATGGTGCGGCCTCGCCGATCACGAAGGTGCTCGCCGAGATCACCGGACGCGGTGAGGGCTGGTACCTGCTCACGGCCGGGGCGTTCGTGTCGATCATCGTTCCGCTGATCGTGTTCTTCGCCTTGCAGCGCTACTTTGTGCGCGGTCTGCTGGCGGGGTCCACCAAGGGATAG
- a CDS encoding cystathionine gamma-synthase, translating into MSEHSFATRAIHAGQTADPRTGAIIPPIYQASTHVQDGIGGFREGYEYNRAGNPTRSALETQLAALEGGSAALSFASGLAAEDALLRGLLKPGDHVILGNDVYGGTYRLLTTVLAPWGIETTIVALEDADAIRAALRPETRIIWVETPSNPLLKIVDIAAIVEIAHAGGAIVVVDNTFASPALQQPLGLGADLVVHSTTKYLGGHSDVLGGAVVFGDDRFYEPVKFQQFAVGAVSAPLDAWLTTRGIKTLAVRVRQHSENAQAIAEWAAGRAEFETVYYPGLATHPGHETAARQMTGFGGMLSLALTAGPGAARAFAESTEVFQLAESLGGVESLIGYPSEMTHASVRGTALAVPENVVRLSVGIEDVRDLIADLEQALTRIAR; encoded by the coding sequence ATGTCCGAGCACTCCTTCGCCACCCGCGCCATCCATGCAGGTCAGACAGCCGATCCGCGGACGGGGGCGATCATCCCGCCGATCTACCAGGCCTCCACGCATGTGCAGGACGGCATCGGCGGGTTCCGCGAGGGGTACGAGTACAACCGGGCGGGCAACCCGACCCGCAGCGCGCTGGAGACCCAGCTCGCGGCTCTCGAGGGCGGCTCGGCCGCGCTGTCGTTCGCCTCCGGGCTCGCAGCGGAGGACGCGCTGCTTCGCGGGCTGCTGAAGCCCGGCGACCACGTCATCCTGGGCAACGACGTCTACGGCGGCACCTACCGTCTGCTGACCACCGTGCTCGCCCCGTGGGGGATCGAGACGACGATCGTCGCCCTCGAGGATGCCGACGCGATCCGCGCCGCTCTGCGCCCGGAGACCAGGATCATCTGGGTGGAGACGCCCAGCAACCCGTTGCTCAAGATCGTCGACATCGCCGCGATCGTCGAGATCGCGCACGCGGGCGGGGCCATCGTCGTCGTGGACAACACGTTCGCCTCGCCTGCCCTGCAGCAGCCGCTCGGACTGGGCGCCGACCTCGTCGTGCACTCGACGACCAAGTACCTCGGCGGGCACTCCGACGTGCTCGGCGGCGCGGTGGTGTTCGGCGACGATCGCTTCTACGAGCCGGTCAAGTTCCAGCAGTTCGCCGTCGGTGCCGTGTCGGCTCCGCTGGATGCCTGGCTCACGACGCGCGGCATCAAGACGCTCGCGGTCCGTGTGCGCCAGCACAGCGAGAACGCTCAGGCGATCGCCGAGTGGGCGGCCGGGCGTGCGGAGTTCGAGACGGTGTACTACCCCGGCCTCGCCACGCACCCGGGACACGAGACCGCCGCCCGACAGATGACCGGCTTCGGCGGGATGCTGTCGCTCGCGCTGACCGCGGGGCCCGGTGCGGCTCGTGCCTTCGCTGAGAGCACCGAGGTGTTCCAGCTCGCCGAGTCGCTCGGAGGCGTCGAGTCGCTGATCGGCTATCCGTCGGAGATGACGCACGCGTCGGTGCGAGGGACCGCGCTCGCGGTGCCCGAGAACGTCGTGCGGCTCTCGGTCGGAATCGAGGATGTGCGCGATCTCATCGCCGACCTGGAGCAGGCGCTGACGCGTATCGCGCGCTGA
- a CDS encoding multidrug effflux MFS transporter, protein MLHPGDAISTARRTVYIILLGTLTALGPFTIDLYLPAFPLLESDFQTTAAAIQLTLTGTMIGFAIGQLVVGPLSDKVGRRVPLISVTALHVVASLAAALAPDLILLGTARVFMGIGAAAGGVVAMAIVRDLFGGRRLVVMLSRLALVSGVAPVVAPLLGSALLAVMDWRGIFVVLACYGSAMLVCGLFLIPETLPKERRHDRGSSTVLQRYRSVFSDRVFIGVLIIGGMTFSGLFSYLSASSFLFQQTHGLDAQQYGWLFAANSLGLVLGVQTASRLAARFGPQWVLAFSTSAALLSGLAIIVTDQLGLGLWGTVIPLFLFMTACGFTFPCVQVLALDRHGKAAGTAASILGASNNGVAAIISPVVFLIAGGGAITATTMASVMVGCAAIGILSLWLIVRPRSVGMLNP, encoded by the coding sequence ATGCTCCATCCGGGCGATGCGATCTCGACCGCACGCCGCACCGTCTACATCATCCTGCTCGGAACTCTGACCGCCCTCGGGCCGTTCACGATCGACCTCTACCTTCCCGCGTTCCCGCTGCTGGAGAGCGACTTCCAGACCACGGCGGCGGCGATCCAGCTGACGCTCACCGGTACGATGATCGGGTTCGCGATCGGCCAGCTCGTGGTCGGTCCGCTGAGCGACAAGGTCGGCCGACGTGTGCCGCTGATCTCCGTGACCGCGCTGCACGTGGTCGCCAGCCTGGCCGCCGCTCTCGCGCCCGACCTGATACTGCTCGGGACCGCACGTGTCTTCATGGGCATCGGCGCGGCAGCGGGTGGGGTCGTCGCGATGGCGATCGTGCGCGACCTGTTCGGCGGGCGACGCCTCGTCGTGATGCTGTCGCGCCTCGCGCTCGTCTCGGGCGTCGCACCGGTGGTCGCACCGCTGCTCGGATCCGCACTGCTCGCGGTCATGGACTGGCGGGGGATCTTCGTGGTCCTGGCCTGCTACGGCTCCGCGATGCTCGTCTGCGGACTGTTCCTGATCCCCGAGACGCTGCCGAAGGAGCGTCGTCACGATCGCGGCTCGTCCACGGTGCTGCAGCGCTACAGGAGCGTCTTCTCGGACCGCGTGTTCATCGGCGTGTTGATCATCGGCGGCATGACGTTCTCCGGGCTCTTCTCGTACCTCTCGGCATCCTCGTTCCTGTTCCAGCAGACGCACGGGCTGGATGCGCAGCAGTACGGCTGGCTGTTCGCGGCGAACTCGCTCGGTCTGGTGCTCGGCGTGCAGACGGCCTCGCGGCTGGCCGCCCGGTTCGGGCCGCAGTGGGTGCTCGCGTTCTCGACGTCGGCTGCGCTGCTCTCCGGGCTGGCGATCATCGTCACGGACCAGCTCGGACTCGGGCTGTGGGGGACCGTGATCCCGCTGTTCCTGTTCATGACCGCCTGCGGATTCACATTCCCGTGCGTTCAGGTGCTCGCGCTCGACCGGCACGGGAAGGCGGCGGGCACCGCGGCATCCATCCTGGGCGCCAGCAACAACGGCGTCGCGGCGATCATCTCCCCGGTCGTGTTCCTCATCGCCGGCGGCGGAGCGATCACGGCGACGACCATGGCATCGGTCATGGTCGGATGCGCAGCCATCGGCATCCTGTCGCTCTGGCTGATCGTGCGGCCGCGGAGCGTCGGGATGCTGAACCCCTGA
- a CDS encoding phosphatase PAP2 family protein has translation MRRHYLWWGLGTLLAAIALGAYLTIDEGAAEPYALDSWWHDLMVDVAPEALITLAHVMNRIGGGWIAILVVPAVVAIGLLLAKRWRSAVFALAAFAASAVLVQLLKQLFGRARPEDMLVLSDYGSYPSGHTANAATIAVVLCVLFPRLWMYALGVLWVLTMALSRTVLAVHWLTDTVGGALVGASAALLIAAVLMPWVRGDVPTIGTAADDDVEGICAG, from the coding sequence ATGAGACGGCATTACCTGTGGTGGGGACTCGGCACGCTTCTGGCGGCGATCGCCCTGGGCGCGTACCTCACGATCGACGAGGGGGCCGCCGAGCCGTATGCGCTGGACAGCTGGTGGCACGACCTCATGGTGGACGTCGCGCCTGAGGCGCTCATCACTCTGGCGCATGTGATGAACCGCATCGGCGGCGGATGGATCGCCATCCTCGTCGTCCCCGCGGTCGTCGCCATCGGGCTGCTGCTCGCGAAACGCTGGCGTTCGGCGGTGTTCGCGCTCGCCGCCTTCGCCGCCAGCGCCGTGCTCGTGCAGCTGCTCAAGCAGCTTTTCGGGCGTGCGCGCCCTGAAGACATGCTCGTGCTGAGCGATTACGGATCGTATCCCTCCGGGCACACGGCGAACGCGGCGACGATCGCCGTGGTGCTGTGCGTGCTGTTCCCGCGCTTGTGGATGTACGCGCTGGGGGTGCTGTGGGTGCTCACGATGGCGCTCTCGCGAACAGTGCTGGCCGTGCACTGGCTCACGGACACGGTCGGCGGCGCCCTGGTCGGGGCATCCGCCGCGTTGCTGATCGCTGCCGTGCTGATGCCGTGGGTGCGCGGCGACGTCCCCACGATCGGCACGGCCGCGGACGATGACGTCGAGGGCATCTGCGCCGGATAG
- a CDS encoding GNAT family N-acetyltransferase — MAHIRPYRTEDRNGLLDVCVKTADSGGDATGMFSDDELWGLLFAVPYAERHPDLCWVVESDDSRVIGYIVATDDTEVFEQWFRDEWWPRYTDRFPKSMDPQTREEKMIDYAYGRAPGREPHVGEYPAHLHIDLLPETQGQGVGRRLIETLFAELRRRGVPGLHLGMNPENTAAGAFYDRMGMQRLPSPEGSCMYGVRFAASTG, encoded by the coding sequence GTGGCACACATCCGCCCGTACCGCACCGAGGACCGCAACGGGCTGCTCGACGTCTGCGTCAAGACTGCGGACTCGGGCGGCGATGCGACCGGGATGTTCTCGGACGACGAGCTGTGGGGTCTGCTGTTCGCGGTGCCGTATGCCGAGCGGCACCCCGACCTGTGCTGGGTGGTCGAATCGGACGACTCGCGCGTGATCGGCTACATCGTCGCCACCGATGACACAGAGGTCTTCGAGCAGTGGTTCCGCGACGAATGGTGGCCGCGCTACACCGATCGCTTCCCGAAGTCGATGGACCCGCAGACGCGCGAAGAGAAGATGATCGACTACGCCTACGGTCGAGCGCCGGGACGCGAGCCGCACGTGGGCGAGTACCCCGCGCACCTGCACATCGACCTCCTCCCCGAGACACAGGGGCAGGGCGTCGGACGACGTCTCATCGAGACCCTGTTCGCAGAGCTGCGCCGCCGGGGTGTTCCGGGGCTGCACCTCGGCATGAACCCGGAGAACACCGCCGCCGGTGCGTTCTACGACCGGATGGGGATGCAGCGTCTGCCGAGCCCGGAGGGGTCGTGCATGTACGGGGTCAGGTTCGCGGCGTCGACGGGCTGA
- a CDS encoding rhodanese-related sulfurtransferase, whose amino-acid sequence MATPKIVLFYVFTPLADPEAIRLWQRDLGEALSLRGRVIISKDGINGTLGGDLPALKKWARSFRSYAPFKNVDIKWSEGTGMDESGHSIDFPKLSVKVRDEIVSFGAPGELQVTADGVVGGGTRLSPEALHELIAERDDVVFLDGRNALEAQIGRFRGAVVPDVATTRDFVRLLDSGAYDDLKGKPVVTYCTGGIRCEVLSSLMAARGFGEVYQLEGGIVRYGETYGDDGLWDGSLYVFDGRGSVDFSDHAAVIGECVGCHALTKRTANCPDPSCRVQQVVCEDCGALVCADHAGATLPISSAG is encoded by the coding sequence GTGGCAACTCCCAAGATCGTCCTGTTCTACGTGTTCACGCCGTTGGCCGACCCCGAGGCGATCCGGCTGTGGCAGCGCGACCTCGGCGAGGCACTGAGCCTCCGCGGCCGCGTCATCATCTCGAAGGACGGCATCAACGGCACGCTCGGGGGCGATCTGCCGGCGCTCAAGAAGTGGGCGCGGTCGTTCCGTTCGTACGCGCCGTTCAAGAACGTCGACATCAAGTGGAGCGAGGGAACCGGGATGGACGAGAGCGGTCACAGTATCGACTTCCCCAAGCTCAGCGTGAAGGTGCGCGACGAGATCGTCTCCTTCGGAGCGCCGGGAGAGCTGCAGGTCACCGCCGACGGAGTCGTCGGTGGTGGCACGCGGCTGAGTCCCGAGGCGCTCCACGAACTCATCGCCGAGCGCGACGATGTCGTGTTCCTCGACGGGCGCAACGCCCTCGAGGCGCAGATCGGACGATTCCGGGGCGCTGTCGTGCCCGACGTGGCGACGACGCGCGACTTCGTCCGGCTGCTGGACTCCGGCGCCTACGACGACCTGAAGGGCAAGCCCGTCGTCACGTATTGCACCGGCGGGATCCGCTGCGAGGTGCTGTCGAGCCTCATGGCGGCCCGCGGCTTCGGTGAGGTCTACCAGCTCGAGGGCGGGATCGTCCGCTACGGCGAGACCTACGGAGACGACGGCCTGTGGGATGGCTCGCTGTACGTCTTCGACGGCCGGGGGTCCGTCGACTTCTCGGACCACGCCGCTGTCATCGGGGAGTGCGTCGGCTGTCACGCGCTCACCAAGCGCACCGCGAACTGTCCCGATCCCTCGTGCCGTGTCCAGCAGGTCGTCTGTGAGGACTGCGGCGCTCTCGTATGCGCCGATCACGCCGGAGCCACGCTCCCGATATCTTCGGCGGGCTGA